One Staphylococcus simiae genomic region harbors:
- the graS gene encoding sensor histidine kinase has protein sequence MSNLKWFGQFLKSRITWILWIIFLNVIMLAISFIDYDISIDSVCYIVSLNLSLTVIFIILIFFKEVKLFKHFDKDKEIEEIKHKDLAETPFQRHTVDYLYRQISNHKDKVVSQQLQLNLHEQTITEFVHDIKTPVTALKLLIDQEKDVERKKALLYEWSRINTMLDTQLYITRLESQHKDMYFDHVSLKRMVIDEIQLTRHISQVKGIGFDVDFAVDDFVYTDVKWCRMIIRQILSNSLKYSENYNVEIETQLVDDHVVLIITDHGRGISSKDMPRIFDRGFTSTANRNETTSSGMGLYLVDSVKKQLGIEVDIASEVGKGTRVKIIFPLQNEIVKRMSQVMNGSL, from the coding sequence ATGAGTAATTTGAAATGGTTTGGTCAATTTCTTAAATCACGTATAACTTGGATACTTTGGATTATCTTTTTAAATGTCATTATGCTTGCTATCAGTTTTATAGATTATGATATTTCAATAGATAGTGTGTGCTATATTGTATCACTTAATTTAAGTTTAACAGTAATTTTTATTATTTTGATTTTCTTTAAAGAGGTAAAGCTATTTAAGCATTTCGATAAAGATAAAGAAATTGAGGAAATAAAGCATAAAGATTTGGCAGAAACACCTTTTCAGCGTCATACAGTAGATTATTTATATCGTCAAATTTCAAATCATAAAGATAAAGTAGTCAGTCAACAATTACAACTAAACTTACACGAACAGACAATAACTGAATTTGTTCATGATATTAAAACACCTGTAACTGCGCTTAAGTTACTTATTGATCAAGAAAAAGACGTTGAGCGCAAGAAAGCACTACTGTATGAGTGGTCACGCATTAATACCATGTTAGATACTCAATTGTATATAACTAGATTGGAATCACAACATAAGGATATGTATTTTGATCATGTATCATTAAAACGCATGGTCATCGACGAAATACAATTAACAAGACATATTAGTCAAGTTAAAGGTATTGGTTTTGATGTTGATTTTGCAGTAGATGACTTTGTATATACTGATGTTAAGTGGTGTCGCATGATTATTAGACAGATTTTATCTAATTCACTTAAATATAGTGAAAATTATAACGTAGAAATTGAAACTCAATTAGTAGATGATCATGTTGTCCTTATAATAACTGACCATGGTAGAGGTATTAGTAGTAAAGATATGCCTAGAATATTTGATAGAGGATTTACATCTACAGCAAATAGAAATGAAACAACATCATCTGGTATGGGCTTGTATTTAGTTGATAGTGTCAAAAAGCAATTAGGAATCGAAGTAGATATAGCATCTGAAGTAGGTAAAGGAACGCGCGTCAAAATCATTTTCCCATTGCAAAACGAAATTGTAAAACGCATGTCACAAGTGATGAATGGGTCACTTTAA
- the vraF gene encoding ABC transporter ATP-binding protein, producing MTILEVKQLTKTYGNKNMVQAVLKDINMSVDEGEFVAIMGPSGSGKTTLLNVLSSIDYITQGSIILKGQQLEKLSNKALSEMRKHDIGFIFQDYNLLHTLTVKENIMLPLSVQKVSKEVMLNRYDQIAQALNIKDVSDKYPSELSGGQRQRTSAARAFITMPSIIFADEPTGALDSKSTQDLLKRLTKVNELINTTIIMVTHDPVAASYANRVIMLKDGQIFTELYQGEDDKQTFYKEIMRVQSVLGGVNYEF from the coding sequence GTGACAATTTTAGAAGTAAAACAATTAACTAAAACATATGGCAATAAAAATATGGTGCAAGCTGTGCTAAAAGATATTAATATGTCAGTTGATGAAGGTGAGTTTGTGGCAATAATGGGGCCATCAGGTTCTGGCAAGACGACATTATTAAATGTATTAAGCTCTATTGATTATATAACACAGGGCTCAATCATATTAAAAGGTCAACAATTAGAGAAATTATCGAACAAAGCATTATCAGAAATGAGAAAACATGATATCGGTTTTATATTTCAAGACTATAATTTATTACATACTTTGACAGTGAAAGAAAACATTATGTTACCACTATCTGTCCAGAAAGTAAGTAAAGAAGTGATGCTTAATAGATATGATCAAATTGCACAAGCACTTAATATTAAAGATGTGAGTGATAAATATCCTTCAGAGTTGTCGGGAGGACAAAGACAAAGAACCTCTGCAGCTAGAGCATTTATAACGATGCCGTCGATTATCTTTGCGGATGAACCTACAGGTGCGTTAGATTCGAAAAGTACTCAAGATTTATTAAAAAGATTAACTAAAGTCAATGAATTAATCAATACGACGATTATAATGGTGACGCATGATCCAGTCGCTGCCAGTTATGCTAACAGAGTAATCATGTTAAAAGATGGACAAATCTTTACAGAATTATATCAAGGAGAAGATGATAAACAAACGTTTTATAAAGAAATAATGAGGGTTCAAAGTGTATTAGGTGGCGTTAATTATGAGTTTTAA
- a CDS encoding FtsX-like permease family protein: MSFNEIIFKNFKQNLPHYAIYLFSIVISVVLHFSFVTLKYAHKLNTHENYPIIKEGSQVGSYFLFVIIMAFLLYANVLFIKRRSYELSLFQTLGLSKLNIIYILMFEQLLLFGITAILGIIIGIFGSKILLMIVLRILAVKAKVPVIFSIKAILDTLLLIGIAYLLTTLQNFIYIMKKSITELSNDFNSKEIEHHKMTYGEIILGLLGVVLILAGYYLSLNIVKYYDSVGVLLFILLASVIGAYLFFKSSVALAFKTVKKIRRGIISVSDVMFTSSIMYRIKKNAFSLTVMAIISAITVSVLCFAAISRASLASELLYNSPHDVTLKDQQQANNLAYELNNRKIAHYYNYKEVVYTKLYKDKLFDIKMKEPYQVTVTSDKYIPNTDVKRGQADLLVAEGAIKELVKHKDHGQAVLGTKKHHLNITVHKDIDKIYFMSSVDRGGPTFVLNDHDFQKLRMYAKTKNIVSQYGFDLTHKKDAVALEMAKNSVNKNIQTKSEAANSLSGLTGILLFVTSFLGISFLIAVSCIIYIKQIDETEDELDNYIILRKLGFTQKDMAKGLKLKIMFNFGLPLIIALSHAYFASLAYMKVMGTDNQRPIFIVMIIYTCIYAIFAITAYNHSKRTIRHSI, encoded by the coding sequence ATGAGTTTTAACGAAATCATTTTTAAAAATTTCAAACAAAATTTACCGCATTATGCTATTTATCTCTTTTCGATTGTTATTAGTGTAGTATTACATTTTAGTTTTGTGACGTTGAAATATGCACATAAATTAAATACTCATGAGAATTACCCAATCATTAAAGAGGGGTCTCAAGTAGGAAGCTACTTTCTATTTGTTATCATCATGGCTTTCCTATTATATGCTAATGTATTATTTATTAAACGTAGAAGTTATGAATTATCACTTTTTCAAACATTAGGTTTATCAAAGCTCAATATCATTTATATTTTAATGTTTGAACAGTTATTATTATTTGGAATTACAGCGATACTTGGGATTATTATTGGTATCTTTGGATCTAAAATATTGTTAATGATTGTATTGAGAATATTAGCTGTTAAAGCCAAAGTTCCTGTAATTTTTAGTATTAAAGCTATTTTAGATACGTTATTGTTAATTGGTATTGCATATCTATTAACTACATTGCAAAATTTTATTTACATTATGAAAAAATCGATCACTGAGTTATCTAATGATTTTAATTCTAAAGAAATAGAGCATCATAAAATGACTTATGGTGAGATTATATTAGGATTGTTAGGTGTAGTATTAATTTTAGCCGGTTACTATCTATCATTAAATATCGTAAAATATTATGATTCGGTGGGTGTATTATTATTTATATTGTTAGCATCTGTTATTGGTGCTTACTTATTTTTCAAAAGTTCTGTGGCATTAGCGTTTAAAACAGTAAAAAAAATTAGACGAGGAATAATAAGTGTAAGTGATGTAATGTTTACTTCTTCTATTATGTATAGAATTAAGAAAAATGCATTCTCACTAACAGTGATGGCTATCATTTCTGCTATAACTGTGTCCGTATTATGCTTTGCAGCTATTAGTAGAGCGTCATTAGCGAGTGAATTACTCTATAATTCTCCGCATGATGTCACACTTAAAGATCAACAACAAGCCAATAATTTAGCTTATGAATTAAATAATAGGAAAATAGCGCATTATTATAATTATAAAGAAGTAGTTTATACCAAGTTATATAAAGATAAATTATTTGACATTAAAATGAAAGAACCTTATCAAGTAACGGTTACAAGCGATAAATACATTCCCAATACAGATGTAAAAAGAGGTCAGGCCGATTTACTTGTAGCAGAAGGTGCGATTAAAGAACTAGTTAAACATAAAGACCATGGTCAGGCAGTTCTGGGAACAAAAAAACATCATCTTAATATAACAGTACATAAAGATATAGATAAAATTTATTTTATGAGCAGTGTAGATCGAGGTGGGCCTACATTTGTACTTAATGATCACGATTTTCAAAAATTAAGAATGTATGCCAAAACGAAAAATATCGTATCGCAATATGGCTTCGATTTAACACATAAAAAAGATGCTGTAGCATTAGAGATGGCTAAAAATAGTGTTAATAAAAATATTCAAACTAAAAGTGAAGCGGCCAATAGTTTATCTGGATTAACTGGAATTTTATTATTTGTAACTTCATTCTTAGGTATTTCATTTTTAATCGCAGTAAGTTGTATTATTTATATTAAACAAATTGATGAAACTGAAGACGAACTTGATAATTATATTATTTTAAGAAAACTGGGCTTTACACAAAAAGATATGGCTAAAGGATTAAAATTGAAAATAATGTTTAATTTTGGTTTACCATTAATTATAGCGTTATCACATGCTTACTTTGCATCATTAGCATATATGAAGGTGATGGGAACTGATAACCAGCGCCCTATATTTATTGTCATGATTATTTACACATGTATATATGCAATATTTGCTATAACTGCATATAACCATTCTAAGAGAACAATCAGACATTCTATATAG
- a CDS encoding DUF47 domain-containing protein, with amino-acid sequence MFSKKKDKFMVQLEEMVFNLDRAAIEFGKMEFNTHLDLKAYSDNIKTYESHGDELVHQVITDLNQTFITPIEREDILSLCDAIDDVLDAIEETAAMFEMYSIEYTDEYMAEFVDNIQKAVAEMKLAVGLLVDKKLSHMRIHSINIKEFETNCDGILRQSIKHIFNSETDPITLIKIKDIYESMEEIADKCQIVANNFETIIMKNS; translated from the coding sequence ATGTTTAGTAAGAAAAAAGACAAGTTTATGGTTCAATTAGAAGAAATGGTATTCAATCTAGATCGTGCTGCAATTGAATTTGGTAAGATGGAATTCAATACACATTTAGATTTGAAAGCTTATTCTGATAACATAAAAACGTATGAATCTCATGGTGATGAGTTAGTACATCAAGTTATTACTGATTTAAATCAAACATTTATTACACCAATTGAACGTGAAGATATTTTATCTTTATGTGATGCAATTGATGATGTTTTAGATGCTATTGAAGAGACTGCAGCTATGTTTGAAATGTATTCAATTGAATATACTGATGAATATATGGCTGAATTTGTTGATAATATCCAAAAAGCAGTAGCAGAAATGAAATTAGCTGTTGGATTATTAGTAGATAAAAAACTTTCACATATGCGTATACATTCAATTAATATTAAAGAGTTTGAAACAAATTGTGATGGTATTTTAAGACAATCAATTAAACATATCTTTAATAGTGAAACAGATCCAATCACATTAATTAAAATCAAAGATATTTATGAGAGTATGGAAGAAATCGCTGATAAATGTCAAATAGTAGCCAATAATTTTGAAACTATAATTATGAAAAATAGCTAA
- a CDS encoding inorganic phosphate transporter, which produces MSYLLIVTIAVVIFSLVFDFINGFHDTANAVATAVSTRALTPKTAILMAAVMNFIGALTFTGVAGTITKDIVDPFKLQHGLVVVLAAILAAIVWNLLTWFYGIPSSSSHALIGSIAGAAIMAEGSFNVLHYQGFTKIIIVLIVSPVIAFCVGFMMYSIFKVIFKNANLTRANRNFRFFQIFTAALQSFSHGTNDAQKSMGIITLALIVAGVQNGSSVEPQVWVKVACATAMGLGTAIGGWKIIKTVGGNIMKIRPANGAAADLSSALTIFVASSLHFPLSTTHVVSSSILGVGASNRAKGVKWSTAQRMIVTWVITLPISAILAALLYLLLHLFLR; this is translated from the coding sequence ATGTCGTATTTATTAATCGTCACTATAGCTGTAGTTATATTTTCACTAGTATTTGACTTTATTAATGGTTTCCATGATACAGCAAATGCAGTTGCAACTGCGGTTTCAACTAGAGCTTTGACACCGAAAACAGCAATTTTAATGGCAGCAGTGATGAACTTTATCGGAGCATTAACATTTACAGGTGTAGCGGGGACAATTACTAAAGATATTGTAGACCCTTTTAAATTACAACATGGTTTAGTTGTTGTATTAGCAGCTATATTAGCAGCTATTGTTTGGAATTTATTAACATGGTTTTATGGAATACCAAGTTCATCATCACATGCATTAATTGGTTCCATTGCCGGAGCAGCAATAATGGCTGAAGGATCTTTTAACGTTCTTCATTATCAAGGATTCACGAAAATTATTATCGTCTTAATTGTTTCGCCAGTTATTGCATTTTGTGTTGGTTTTATGATGTATTCAATTTTTAAAGTTATTTTTAAAAATGCTAATTTAACGAGAGCAAACCGTAACTTTAGATTTTTCCAAATTTTCACAGCAGCATTGCAATCATTCTCACATGGTACAAATGATGCTCAGAAGTCTATGGGTATCATTACATTAGCATTGATAGTTGCTGGTGTGCAAAATGGTAGTAGTGTAGAACCTCAAGTTTGGGTTAAAGTAGCCTGTGCTACAGCGATGGGGCTTGGTACAGCGATTGGTGGTTGGAAAATCATCAAAACAGTTGGTGGTAATATTATGAAAATCAGACCAGCAAATGGTGCTGCAGCAGATTTATCATCAGCATTGACGATTTTCGTTGCTTCATCATTACATTTCCCATTATCAACAACACATGTTGTGTCATCATCAATCCTAGGTGTTGGTGCATCAAACCGTGCGAAAGGTGTTAAATGGAGTACGGCACAAAGAATGATTGTTACATGGGTAATCACGTTACCTATTTCAGCTATCTTAGCAGCATTGTTATACTTATTATTACATTTATTCTTACGATAA
- the ltrA gene encoding group II intron reverse transcriptase/maturase, producing MYRESPSMMELVVRENNIQKAIKKVKKNNGAPGIDGMRVSELTSHFAKYFPQIKQKLLDGTYKPQAVRKVEIPKSNGKKRVLGIPVARDRVIQQAIKQVIEPSIDRTFSKHSHGFRPNRSTGTALKECATYYEEGYLVAVDCDLKQCFDMLNHDKLMYLFERHVQDKAISKFIRRSLQVGAIDLNGNYRSREIGAPQGGVISPLLCNIYLHELDNELEKRGHRFVRYADDFVIFVRTKRAGQRVMESVTKFIEKDLKLIVNSEKSKVGSITRLKFLSCLMTKVNGTYRFRPTMEARRNLKRTLRRLTKRNRPGTFKEIISEINQVTRGWINYFGKGFITGFVTKLQSWLNRRIRQLILKRWKRIKTKYKMLRKYGLDHKSAMKIANSRKKYWRLSSTHEVHRALTTKRLYKWGLEPLTQLAETAYARY from the coding sequence ATGTATCGTGAGTCTCCATCTATGATGGAGCTTGTTGTAAGAGAGAATAATATACAAAAAGCAATTAAGAAAGTGAAGAAAAACAACGGTGCACCTGGCATCGATGGCATGCGAGTAAGTGAATTAACATCACATTTCGCAAAATACTTTCCACAAATTAAACAAAAACTGCTTGATGGCACGTATAAGCCACAAGCAGTAAGAAAGGTTGAAATACCTAAATCAAATGGGAAAAAGCGCGTGCTTGGAATCCCTGTCGCAAGAGACAGAGTTATCCAACAAGCCATTAAACAAGTCATTGAACCTAGTATCGACCGTACTTTCTCAAAACACAGTCATGGCTTTAGACCGAATCGTAGTACAGGAACTGCACTTAAAGAATGTGCAACATACTATGAAGAAGGTTACTTAGTTGCAGTTGATTGTGATTTAAAACAGTGCTTTGATATGTTGAACCATGATAAATTAATGTATCTATTTGAACGACATGTTCAAGATAAAGCCATTTCTAAATTTATTCGTAGAAGCCTACAGGTTGGTGCAATCGACCTCAATGGTAATTATCGAAGTAGAGAAATAGGTGCACCGCAAGGTGGTGTTATTTCCCCGTTACTTTGTAATATTTATCTTCACGAATTAGATAATGAATTGGAGAAACGTGGTCATCGCTTTGTTCGTTATGCAGATGACTTCGTCATCTTTGTACGTACAAAACGAGCGGGTCAACGTGTCATGGAAAGTGTGACAAAGTTTATCGAAAAAGACCTTAAACTTATTGTAAATAGTGAAAAGAGCAAGGTAGGTTCTATCACACGTTTAAAGTTCTTGAGTTGTCTAATGACCAAAGTAAATGGCACTTATCGTTTCAGACCGACTATGGAAGCAAGAAGAAATTTAAAACGCACCTTAAGACGTCTAACGAAACGAAATAGACCAGGTACCTTTAAAGAGATTATATCAGAAATTAATCAAGTAACACGAGGGTGGATAAATTACTTTGGTAAAGGATTTATTACAGGTTTTGTAACGAAGTTACAATCATGGTTAAACCGACGCATTAGACAACTAATCCTCAAAAGATGGAAAAGAATAAAAACCAAATATAAGATGTTACGTAAGTATGGACTTGACCATAAGAGTGCAATGAAAATTGCCAATTCAAGAAAGAAATACTGGCGCTTATCATCAACGCATGAAGTTCATCGTGCACTTACAACAAAACGTCTCTACAAGTGGGGGTTAGAACCATTAACCCAACTCGCAGAGACGGCTTACGCAAGATATTGA
- a CDS encoding LysM peptidoglycan-binding domain-containing protein codes for MKKLAFAVTATSGAAAFLAHHDAQASTQHTVQSGESLWSIAQQYNTSVESIKQNNQLDNNLVFPGQVISVGGSDVQGTSNTSSQNGSSASSHTVQTGESLNIIASRYGVSVDELMSANNLNGYLIMPNQTLQIPNGGAGGTTTPTTNNNGNYSSPSFSHQNLYTAGQCTWYVFDRRAQAGNPISTYWSDAKFWAANAANDGYQVDSNPTVGSIMQSTPGPYGHVSYVERVNGDGSILISEMNYTNGPYNTDYRTIPASEVSSYAFIH; via the coding sequence TTGAAAAAATTAGCATTTGCAGTAACAGCAACATCAGGTGCAGCAGCTTTTTTAGCACACCATGATGCACAAGCATCTACACAACATACCGTACAATCTGGTGAGTCTTTATGGAGTATTGCTCAACAATACAACACATCAGTAGAAAGTATTAAACAAAATAACCAATTAGATAATAACCTAGTATTTCCTGGTCAAGTTATTTCTGTAGGTGGGAGTGATGTTCAAGGCACATCAAACACTTCTTCACAAAACGGATCATCAGCATCTTCTCACACAGTACAAACAGGCGAATCTTTAAATATTATTGCTAGCCGCTATGGTGTATCAGTTGATGAATTGATGTCAGCAAATAATTTAAATGGTTATTTAATTATGCCAAATCAAACATTACAAATACCAAATGGTGGTGCTGGTGGTACTACTACACCAACAACAAATAATAATGGTAATTATTCTTCACCTTCATTTAGTCATCAAAATTTATATACAGCAGGACAATGTACTTGGTATGTATTCGATCGTCGTGCGCAAGCTGGCAATCCAATTAGTACTTATTGGTCAGATGCAAAATTCTGGGCTGCAAATGCAGCTAATGATGGTTATCAAGTAGATAGCAACCCTACTGTTGGATCAATTATGCAAAGCACACCTGGTCCATATGGTCACGTTTCTTACGTTGAACGAGTTAATGGTGACGGTAGTATTCTAATTTCTGAAATGAACTATACAAACGGACCTTACAATACTGATTATCGTACTATTCCCGCATCTGAAGTATCAAGCTATGCATTTATTCACTAA
- a CDS encoding Bax inhibitor-1/YccA family protein has translation MVNTSKQQSHSQKVTSHVYSKVWLYFMYYWIIFGIGCYFGQYLPNSWRQPLSFGLLLLILATLVIKRARRYGLIISHIYAIVVGVLSYATFTTYLQNLGPDVFYKNIALAIIAFIAFGIIGYFVIGDASSIGKYLFVTLIALIIASLIGFFLHNPIFYTVITVVSLLLFLMYTLYDFNRLKRGQFSPREMGFNLFINLLNIIKDILRLANTFKR, from the coding sequence ATGGTTAATACTTCAAAGCAACAAAGTCATAGTCAAAAGGTAACAAGTCATGTGTATAGTAAAGTTTGGTTATATTTCATGTATTATTGGATTATTTTTGGTATTGGTTGTTACTTTGGTCAATATTTACCAAATAGTTGGCGTCAACCATTGTCATTTGGCTTATTATTACTAATTTTAGCTACATTGGTAATAAAACGCGCAAGACGATATGGACTAATTATTTCTCATATTTATGCCATAGTAGTAGGGGTGTTATCATATGCAACCTTTACCACTTATCTACAAAATTTGGGACCAGATGTTTTCTATAAAAATATTGCTTTAGCTATCATCGCATTTATTGCTTTTGGTATTATTGGTTATTTTGTGATTGGCGATGCATCAAGTATAGGAAAATATCTATTTGTGACATTAATTGCCTTAATTATTGCAAGTTTAATAGGTTTTTTCCTGCATAATCCTATTTTTTATACTGTAATCACAGTTGTAAGCTTATTGTTATTTTTGATGTATACGTTATATGATTTTAATCGTTTAAAACGAGGACAATTTTCTCCAAGAGAAATGGGTTTCAACTTGTTTATTAATTTATTGAATATTATTAAAGATATTTTAAGATTAGCGAATACTTTTAAAAGGTAA
- a CDS encoding helix-turn-helix transcriptional regulator has product MADSVLHMLTNNEYATTRCQDGIVLFWPIEDEMNLQKFRKSTTVTDDIFIINHLDVYSINKNSKTIMFYISSDWFTELGFSFFDYHYTANLIKSSYKLKCLLLTLIYRSLEKKPLKDEDIAKIKSIVTIIATEAAMDKETAQNQYNYAYYGDLKEELDYIYEHVHERLTLQEVADELFVSKSNLSSQFRVMMGMGFKKYVDTLKIGESIEILLTSDHTISYISGYLGFSNSSTYAKMFKNYIGVTPNDYRKLSKLNKKSGLQVERLTESQTTELRKDILYYINHYKNRLTDVIHIDVEELNAAKPFQTVIQVNTITEMKLVFLEGIFKRFITADSQVTFFIMPSIIDSQNTFTDEQRAEIVRTIIQNGLNIAFNIEEIDKIHYIEQLFLTIIEHNGYLNIKKYDNYEVHFIFDLGQMEIRNIYRTILKIQNLRINYKLGLNISCLMENINLFKTLESQIKRLKFDNLFIDNDMLQYPYLTKKTDELLLRNTLQFKNLKQVLEHFDLENEHLILLNIENHKLLNDKDRDLSNSAPLINKTLNALYDNFDGFGLNIFDNNQANTMHLYDKNGFKTTLGLIFSKFLYSVSRAKYDSNYYSIIDVADYYCLVVYDWRVIEQESLNTTIDDSEIYINFKDNMLDDKYLIIIETFDENSGNINHLISKDLRDKYEWNTDLLAKVDNYFKPAIEIKEHDFSQGSLKLDVSFNALYVVKIMKKTK; this is encoded by the coding sequence ATGGCAGATTCAGTTTTGCATATGCTCACTAACAATGAGTATGCTACAACACGTTGCCAAGATGGTATTGTGTTATTTTGGCCAATTGAAGACGAAATGAATTTACAAAAATTTCGTAAAAGTACAACGGTTACTGACGATATCTTTATCATTAATCATTTAGATGTCTATAGTATTAATAAAAATAGTAAGACTATCATGTTTTATATAAGTAGTGACTGGTTTACAGAGCTTGGCTTTTCCTTTTTTGATTATCATTATACTGCTAATTTAATTAAATCTTCCTATAAACTTAAATGCTTATTGCTAACTTTAATTTATCGTTCATTAGAAAAGAAACCGTTAAAAGATGAAGATATTGCTAAAATAAAAAGCATTGTGACTATTATTGCTACTGAAGCAGCTATGGATAAAGAGACTGCTCAAAATCAATATAATTATGCCTATTATGGTGACCTTAAAGAAGAATTAGATTATATTTATGAACATGTTCATGAAAGATTGACTTTACAAGAAGTTGCTGACGAATTGTTTGTTTCTAAATCAAATTTGTCATCACAATTTCGAGTGATGATGGGTATGGGGTTTAAGAAATATGTAGATACCTTAAAAATTGGAGAGTCTATAGAAATATTATTAACCTCAGATCATACTATAAGTTATATCAGTGGATACCTTGGTTTTAGTAACAGTTCTACATATGCCAAGATGTTTAAAAACTATATAGGTGTGACTCCCAATGATTATCGTAAATTATCGAAATTAAATAAAAAAAGTGGCTTACAAGTAGAACGGTTAACAGAATCACAGACAACAGAATTAAGGAAAGATATTTTATATTATATAAATCATTATAAAAATCGTTTAACAGATGTCATACATATTGATGTAGAAGAATTAAATGCAGCTAAACCTTTTCAAACAGTTATTCAAGTTAATACTATAACTGAAATGAAATTAGTTTTTTTAGAAGGTATTTTCAAAAGATTTATTACTGCTGATAGTCAAGTGACATTTTTTATTATGCCATCAATTATTGACAGTCAAAATACATTTACCGATGAACAAAGAGCTGAAATTGTCAGGACAATTATACAAAATGGCTTAAACATTGCATTTAATATAGAAGAAATTGACAAAATTCATTATATAGAGCAGTTATTTTTAACTATTATTGAGCACAATGGTTATTTAAATATTAAGAAATATGACAACTATGAAGTTCATTTTATTTTTGATTTAGGACAAATGGAAATAAGAAATATTTATCGAACAATTTTAAAAATACAAAATTTACGTATCAATTATAAACTAGGACTAAATATCAGCTGTTTAATGGAAAATATAAATTTATTTAAGACTTTAGAGTCTCAAATAAAAAGATTGAAATTTGATAATCTATTTATAGATAACGACATGTTACAGTATCCTTATTTAACAAAGAAAACAGATGAATTATTGTTAAGAAATACGCTTCAATTCAAAAATTTAAAGCAAGTACTCGAACACTTCGATTTAGAAAATGAACATTTAATTTTACTTAATATTGAAAATCATAAATTATTAAATGATAAAGATCGAGACTTAAGTAACAGTGCGCCGCTCATTAATAAAACTTTAAATGCTTTATATGATAACTTTGATGGATTTGGCTTGAATATTTTTGATAACAATCAGGCTAATACGATGCATTTATATGATAAAAATGGTTTTAAGACAACATTAGGCTTAATATTTTCTAAATTTTTATACTCAGTATCACGTGCTAAATACGATAGTAACTATTATTCTATTATTGACGTAGCGGATTATTATTGCCTTGTAGTATATGATTGGAGAGTTATAGAGCAAGAAAGTTTAAATACGACAATTGATGATAGTGAAATTTATATTAATTTTAAAGATAATATGTTAGATGATAAGTATTTAATTATTATAGAAACTTTTGATGAAAATAGTGGGAATATTAATCATTTGATTTCAAAAGATTTAAGAGATAAATACGAATGGAATACAGATTTACTTGCCAAAGTAGATAATTATTTTAAACCAGCTATAGAAATAAAAGAACATGATTTTAGTCAAGGTTCATTAAAACTGGATGTATCATTTAACGCGCTTTATGTTGTGAAAATAATGAAGAAGACAAAGTAA
- a CDS encoding transcriptional regulator, SarA/Rot family — translation MNTEKLETLLGFYKQYKSLSEYIDKKYKLSLNDLAVLNLTIKYCKDEKILMQTFLKTAMTELDLSRTKLLVSIRRLIEKERLSKVRSSKDERKIYIFMNDEDVTKFDALFDDVEQFLNI, via the coding sequence TTGAACACAGAGAAATTAGAAACATTACTTGGATTCTATAAACAATATAAATCATTATCTGAATATATTGATAAAAAGTATAAACTATCTCTTAATGATTTAGCAGTGTTGAATTTGACAATAAAGTATTGCAAAGATGAAAAAATATTGATGCAAACATTTTTGAAAACTGCTATGACAGAGTTAGATTTAAGTAGAACCAAGTTGTTAGTTTCTATCAGAAGATTAATTGAGAAAGAACGTTTGAGTAAGGTTAGATCATCAAAAGATGAGCGCAAAATTTATATCTTTATGAATGATGAAGATGTGACTAAGTTTGATGCGTTATTTGATGATGTAGAACAATTTTTAAATATTTAA